From Phycodurus eques isolate BA_2022a chromosome 1, UOR_Pequ_1.1, whole genome shotgun sequence, one genomic window encodes:
- the cd99 gene encoding CD99 molecule isoform X3, protein MKFCLLSAVLLLVTGALTQEHGFDLFDALDDIEPTPPKPKEQPGAPANPNLDDGLDLFDALVQYEPEPEKPKKPKPNPGDSDEPEPEKPKKPKPNPGDSDEPEPEKPKKPKPNPGDSGGFGFDLEDALKPDPNAKPDKPAVNPPKHGGGGGNFGDKDLFDVSDGDYKPEGGGGRSGDPGYNSGGGADQPEDPDLLWRQILKMLNCNMPEEILMWMSNLKKILIPLLERAMELVHAMP, encoded by the exons ATGAAGTTTTGTCTATTATCCGCTGTACTCCTCCTGGTGACCGGTGCATTGACGCAGGAGCACG GATTTGACCTGTTTGATGCCCTTGATGACATAG AGCCAACGCCACCAAAACCGAAAGAGCAACCAGGAGCCCCAGCGAATCCTAATCTTGATG ATGGACTGGACCTTTTTGATGCCTTAGTACAAT atgaaCCAGAACCAGAGAAACCGAAGAAGCCTAAACCTAACCCTGGAGATTCTG atgaaCCAGAACCAGAGAAACCGAAGAAGCCTAAACCTAACCCTGGAGATTCTG atgaaCCAGAACCAGAGAAACCGAAGAAGCCTAAACCTAACCCTGGAGATTCTG GCGGCTTTGGATTTGACCTAGAAGATGCTTTAAAACCAG ACCCAAATGCCAAACCGGACAAACCTGCAGTCAATCCACCAAAGCATGGTGGAG GTGGTGGTAACTTTGGTGATAAAGACTTGTTTGACGTAAGTGATGGAGACTATAAACCTGAGGGAGGTGGAG GCCGTTCAGGAGATCCTGGCTATAACTCTGGAG GTGGTGCGGATCAGCCTGAAG ATCCAGACCTTCTGTGGCGACAAATCCTGAAgatgctaaattgtaacatgcctGAGGAAATCTTAATGTGGATGTCCAATCTAAAAAAGATCTTAATACCACTCCTAGAGAGGGCCATGGAGCTTGTTCATGCTATGCCCTGA
- the cd99 gene encoding CD99 molecule isoform X1 produces the protein MKFCLLSAVLLLVTGALTQEHGFDLFDALDDIEPTPPKPKEQPGAPANPNLDDGLDLFDALVQYEPEPEKPKKPKPNPGDSDEPEPEKPKKPKPNPGDSDEPEPEKPKKPKPNPGDSGGFGFDLEDALKPDPNAKPDKPAVNPPKHGGGGGNFGDKDLFDVSDGDYKPEGGGGRSGDPGYNSGGGADQPEEAGSGTIAGIVSAIGVALLGAGSSYFAYQKKKLCFKIQGGADPESGKGRHPAQSDPQVFSNLLRTS, from the exons ATGAAGTTTTGTCTATTATCCGCTGTACTCCTCCTGGTGACCGGTGCATTGACGCAGGAGCACG GATTTGACCTGTTTGATGCCCTTGATGACATAG AGCCAACGCCACCAAAACCGAAAGAGCAACCAGGAGCCCCAGCGAATCCTAATCTTGATG ATGGACTGGACCTTTTTGATGCCTTAGTACAAT atgaaCCAGAACCAGAGAAACCGAAGAAGCCTAAACCTAACCCTGGAGATTCTG atgaaCCAGAACCAGAGAAACCGAAGAAGCCTAAACCTAACCCTGGAGATTCTG atgaaCCAGAACCAGAGAAACCGAAGAAGCCTAAACCTAACCCTGGAGATTCTG GCGGCTTTGGATTTGACCTAGAAGATGCTTTAAAACCAG ACCCAAATGCCAAACCGGACAAACCTGCAGTCAATCCACCAAAGCATGGTGGAG GTGGTGGTAACTTTGGTGATAAAGACTTGTTTGACGTAAGTGATGGAGACTATAAACCTGAGGGAGGTGGAG GCCGTTCAGGAGATCCTGGCTATAACTCTGGAG GTGGTGCGGATCAGCCTGAAG AAGCTGGTTCTGGAACGATCGCAGGAATCGTCAGCGCAATTGGGGTGGCTCTGTTAGGGGCAGGATCCAGTTACTTTGCTTACCAGAAGAAAAAACTGTGTTTCAAGATACAGGGAG GTGCTGACCCAGAGAGTGGTAAAGGCCGACATCCTGCACAGTCTGATCCTCAAG ttttcaGCAACTTGCTCAGGACATCCTAG
- the cd99 gene encoding CD99 molecule isoform X2, producing the protein MKFCLLSAVLLLVTGALTQEHGFDLFDALDDIEPTPPKPKEQPGAPANPNLDDEPEPEKPKKPKPNPGDSDEPEPEKPKKPKPNPGDSDEPEPEKPKKPKPNPGDSGGFGFDLEDALKPDPNAKPDKPAVNPPKHGGGGGNFGDKDLFDVSDGDYKPEGGGGRSGDPGYNSGGGADQPEEAGSGTIAGIVSAIGVALLGAGSSYFAYQKKKLCFKIQGGADPESGKGRHPAQSDPQVFSNLLRTS; encoded by the exons ATGAAGTTTTGTCTATTATCCGCTGTACTCCTCCTGGTGACCGGTGCATTGACGCAGGAGCACG GATTTGACCTGTTTGATGCCCTTGATGACATAG AGCCAACGCCACCAAAACCGAAAGAGCAACCAGGAGCCCCAGCGAATCCTAATCTTGATG atgaaCCAGAACCAGAGAAACCGAAGAAGCCTAAACCTAACCCTGGAGATTCTG atgaaCCAGAACCAGAGAAACCGAAGAAGCCTAAACCTAACCCTGGAGATTCTG atgaaCCAGAACCAGAGAAACCGAAGAAGCCTAAACCTAACCCTGGAGATTCTG GCGGCTTTGGATTTGACCTAGAAGATGCTTTAAAACCAG ACCCAAATGCCAAACCGGACAAACCTGCAGTCAATCCACCAAAGCATGGTGGAG GTGGTGGTAACTTTGGTGATAAAGACTTGTTTGACGTAAGTGATGGAGACTATAAACCTGAGGGAGGTGGAG GCCGTTCAGGAGATCCTGGCTATAACTCTGGAG GTGGTGCGGATCAGCCTGAAG AAGCTGGTTCTGGAACGATCGCAGGAATCGTCAGCGCAATTGGGGTGGCTCTGTTAGGGGCAGGATCCAGTTACTTTGCTTACCAGAAGAAAAAACTGTGTTTCAAGATACAGGGAG GTGCTGACCCAGAGAGTGGTAAAGGCCGACATCCTGCACAGTCTGATCCTCAAG ttttcaGCAACTTGCTCAGGACATCCTAG